The following coding sequences lie in one Amycolatopsis cihanbeyliensis genomic window:
- a CDS encoding 2-hydroxychromene-2-carboxylate isomerase has product MAAAKRNPRWYFSLRSPYSWLAYRDLVTMRPDVLDAIEWLPFWEPDARTEEILSDQGVTLPTVAMSRAKNFYILQDTRRLTRARGLHDITWPIDQNPCWEVAHLAWILADDEGRGKDFAAAAYRARWEQNKNISDPEVIAEIAAEFGLDSRRLAGAAEDEDLRKRGAALLERSARDGMFGVPFFISGREKFWGLDRVSQFVSSLTGEPEPEPATLPEREPAPGTNAELLPAGADAGHAGGCG; this is encoded by the coding sequence GTGGCCGCCGCGAAACGCAACCCACGCTGGTACTTCTCCCTCCGCAGCCCGTACTCCTGGCTGGCGTACCGGGACCTGGTGACCATGCGCCCGGACGTACTCGACGCGATCGAGTGGCTGCCGTTCTGGGAGCCGGACGCGCGCACCGAGGAGATACTCTCCGACCAGGGAGTCACCCTGCCGACCGTGGCGATGAGCCGTGCCAAGAACTTCTACATCCTGCAGGACACCCGCAGGTTGACGCGGGCGCGCGGGCTGCACGACATCACCTGGCCGATCGACCAGAACCCCTGCTGGGAGGTCGCGCACCTGGCCTGGATACTGGCCGACGACGAGGGGCGAGGCAAGGACTTCGCCGCCGCGGCGTACCGGGCACGCTGGGAGCAGAACAAGAACATCTCCGACCCTGAGGTGATAGCCGAGATCGCGGCCGAGTTCGGTCTCGACTCGCGGCGGCTGGCCGGCGCGGCCGAGGACGAGGACCTGCGCAAGCGCGGAGCCGCCCTGCTCGAGCGGTCGGCGAGGGACGGGATGTTCGGCGTTCCGTTCTTCATCAGCGGCAGGGAGAAGTTCTGGGGCCTCGACCGGGTCAGCCAGTTCGTCAGCTCGCTGACCGGGGAGCCCGAGCCGGAGCCTGCGACGCTGCCGGAACGGGAGCCCGCTCCCGGAACGAACGCGGAGCTGCTTCCGGCCGGTGCGGACGCCGGGCACGCAGGCGGCTGCGGCTGA
- a CDS encoding phytoene desaturase family protein, producing MNTQSNPAEPRSEWDAIIIGAGLGGLTCAAYLATTGRRVLVLEQFSVAGGNSHVFRRRRRYEFDVGIHYLGDCGQDGIIPAILNGVGLAGRTEFLEMDPDGFDQVRVQGLELDVPTGWSRYRERLKAALPDEADAVDAFVDISIASAEEQRFALLAGEEVTPVELANQCGTTRRWGRRTLDQLFDHCGLSARARTVLAAQAPNYGLTPRQVTVGRHTSVFDHYLRGAYYPAGGGQVIAAGLVEVIEAHGGEVRTNARVEKILVEGGRVTGVGLGDSEVITAPLVVSNADYRRTVLELAGAAHFPAKTVDRTRSAVMSMPWLVLYLGLDTDLRERPNANLWWYDEDIDTYFDKVSRGEADDVRFLFASFASRKDPDNRTICPPGHANLQVMTPSPAAYHWWGVEGGPAAGVPYRRNPTYREQKEWYVEATLRAAERAIGPLRDHITHLEAATPLTHERYILSSGGTPCGLAEWGNAKWPDTATTVEGLHVVGANTRYGSGVAGVMVSGIMCAGQILGRRLLSEAHRGSVFGEPALLPERDPEWDPRDVCRGAARRGRGATRRRMAQAVD from the coding sequence GTGAACACCCAGTCGAACCCGGCGGAACCACGGTCCGAATGGGACGCGATCATCATCGGTGCCGGGCTGGGTGGGCTGACCTGCGCCGCCTACCTCGCCACCACCGGCCGCCGGGTGCTGGTACTCGAGCAGTTCTCCGTGGCAGGCGGCAACAGTCACGTGTTCCGGCGGCGCCGCAGGTACGAGTTCGACGTCGGCATCCACTACCTCGGCGACTGCGGGCAGGACGGGATCATCCCCGCGATCCTGAACGGCGTGGGGTTGGCGGGCCGGACCGAGTTCCTCGAGATGGATCCGGACGGCTTCGACCAGGTCAGGGTGCAGGGACTCGAACTGGACGTGCCCACCGGCTGGTCGCGATACCGCGAACGGCTGAAAGCCGCCCTGCCGGACGAGGCGGACGCGGTGGACGCGTTCGTAGACATCAGCATCGCGAGTGCCGAGGAACAGCGTTTCGCCCTGCTCGCGGGCGAAGAGGTAACGCCTGTGGAGCTCGCGAACCAGTGCGGCACCACCCGGCGCTGGGGCAGGCGAACGCTCGACCAGCTTTTCGACCACTGTGGACTGTCGGCACGAGCCCGAACGGTGCTCGCCGCGCAGGCCCCGAACTACGGCCTCACCCCACGGCAGGTCACGGTGGGGCGGCACACCTCGGTATTCGACCACTACCTGCGCGGGGCGTACTACCCGGCGGGCGGCGGCCAGGTCATCGCGGCCGGGCTGGTCGAGGTCATCGAGGCGCACGGCGGTGAGGTGCGAACCAACGCCAGGGTCGAGAAGATCCTCGTCGAGGGTGGCAGGGTGACCGGCGTCGGCCTTGGCGACTCCGAGGTCATCACCGCTCCCCTCGTCGTCTCCAACGCCGACTACCGGCGCACCGTGCTCGAGCTCGCCGGCGCCGCGCACTTTCCCGCGAAGACCGTGGATCGCACGCGTTCGGCGGTGATGAGCATGCCGTGGCTGGTGCTCTACCTCGGCCTGGACACCGACCTACGGGAACGTCCCAACGCCAACCTCTGGTGGTACGACGAGGACATCGACACGTACTTCGACAAGGTGAGCCGGGGCGAGGCCGACGACGTGCGGTTCCTGTTCGCCTCGTTCGCCTCGCGCAAGGATCCCGACAACCGCACCATCTGTCCGCCAGGGCACGCCAACCTCCAGGTGATGACCCCCAGTCCCGCCGCGTACCACTGGTGGGGCGTCGAGGGCGGCCCCGCGGCCGGTGTGCCCTACCGGCGCAACCCGACGTATCGGGAACAGAAGGAATGGTATGTCGAGGCCACTCTCCGTGCCGCGGAGCGCGCCATCGGGCCGTTGCGGGATCACATCACGCATCTCGAGGCGGCGACACCACTGACCCACGAACGTTACATCCTTTCCAGCGGCGGAACGCCCTGCGGCCTGGCCGAGTGGGGCAATGCCAAGTGGCCGGACACCGCTACCACCGTCGAGGGCCTGCACGTTGTGGGTGCGAACACCCGCTACGGCAGTGGCGTCGCGGGCGTCATGGTCAGCGGAATCATGTGCGCGGGCCAGATCCTCGGGCGGCGGCTGCTGTCGGAGGCGCATCGCGGATCGGTGTTCGGTGAGCCCGCGCTGCTCCCGGAACGGGACCCGGAGTGGGATCCACGGGATGTCTGCCGGGGCGCGGCTCGACGTGGCCGGGGCGCCACCCGGCGCCGCATGGCGCAAGCGGTGGACTGA
- the fabG gene encoding 3-oxoacyl-[acyl-carrier-protein] reductase, with protein MAESEARVALVSGGSRGIGRAVVHRLAEEGFDVSFCYRSNEEAARELEKEAGERGARVLAVHADVSEADSVRGWIERTESELGAIDAVVTSAGITRDNPLLMMSDEDWHGVLDTNLDGVYNVCRSVIFEMMKRKSGSIVNISSVAGVYGNATQTNYSASKAGIIGFSKALAKEVGRYGIRANVVAPGFVETDMTGSLTTKVRERALETIPLRRIGRADEVADLVSYLVSDRAAYITGSVLQIDGGITI; from the coding sequence ATGGCAGAGAGCGAAGCTCGGGTTGCTCTGGTAAGTGGCGGTTCGCGTGGCATCGGGCGGGCCGTGGTGCACCGGCTGGCCGAGGAAGGGTTCGATGTCAGCTTTTGCTATCGCTCCAACGAGGAGGCCGCGCGCGAGCTGGAGAAGGAAGCCGGTGAACGAGGCGCGCGCGTTCTCGCCGTCCATGCCGACGTGTCCGAAGCGGACTCGGTGCGCGGCTGGATCGAGCGGACCGAGAGCGAGCTCGGCGCGATCGACGCCGTGGTGACATCGGCCGGGATCACAAGGGACAACCCGCTGCTGATGATGTCCGATGAGGACTGGCATGGGGTGCTGGACACCAACCTGGATGGTGTCTACAACGTGTGCCGGTCAGTGATCTTCGAGATGATGAAGCGCAAGTCCGGTTCCATCGTGAACATCTCGTCCGTCGCCGGGGTCTACGGCAACGCGACCCAGACCAACTATTCCGCCTCCAAGGCCGGTATCATCGGCTTCTCCAAGGCGCTGGCCAAGGAGGTCGGCCGCTACGGGATCCGAGCCAACGTCGTCGCGCCGGGGTTCGTCGAGACGGACATGACCGGGAGCCTCACCACCAAGGTCCGGGAGCGGGCACTGGAGACTATCCCGCTACGCCGGATCGGCCGGGCCGACGAGGTCGCGGATCTGGTGTCGTACCTGGTCTCGGATCGGGCCGCCTACATCACCGGCTCGGTACTGCAGATCGACGGCGGGATCACCATCTGA
- a CDS encoding 3-hydroxyacyl-ACP dehydratase FabZ family protein produces the protein MITAAEVRKLLPHRYPMLLVDKVLDVVPGERLTAIKAVTCNEPWYAHAGEDARVEDLAYPETLLLESWGQSAGILAGMGRAEVQSGEVMLFGSMSEVDIHRKLYPGDVAEHRVRVTRALSDTVIFEGESLLEGEPLLTVSKMVMTFRPAEVLRSAEPVTMS, from the coding sequence ATGATCACTGCGGCCGAGGTCAGGAAGCTGCTGCCGCACAGGTACCCGATGCTGCTCGTGGACAAGGTCCTCGACGTGGTCCCGGGTGAGCGACTCACCGCGATCAAGGCGGTTACCTGCAACGAACCCTGGTACGCCCACGCAGGCGAGGATGCCCGAGTGGAGGACCTCGCCTACCCGGAGACGTTGCTGCTGGAGTCGTGGGGCCAGTCGGCGGGGATACTGGCGGGCATGGGCCGCGCGGAAGTGCAGAGCGGCGAGGTCATGTTGTTCGGTTCGATGTCCGAGGTGGACATACATCGGAAGCTTTACCCTGGCGACGTCGCCGAGCACCGGGTTCGGGTGACCCGTGCCCTGAGCGACACGGTGATCTTCGAAGGCGAGAGTCTCCTCGAAGGAGAACCGCTGCTGACCGTATCCAAGATGGTGATGACGTTCCGCCCCGCCGAGGTACTGCGGTCCGCCGAGCCGGTAACGATGTCCTAG
- a CDS encoding acyl carrier protein, with translation MTIPEETLDKEELRVTLADVIDVEPTQVSDDTDFIDHLQVDSLLALEVVVALEKKYRVKFTETEMRSVRTLRAAHGLLQGKLRES, from the coding sequence ATGACCATTCCCGAGGAAACACTCGACAAGGAAGAGCTCCGCGTCACGCTTGCCGACGTGATCGACGTGGAACCCACCCAGGTGTCGGACGACACCGACTTCATCGACCACCTCCAGGTCGACTCGCTGCTCGCGCTGGAGGTCGTCGTCGCCCTGGAGAAGAAGTACCGGGTCAAGTTCACCGAGACCGAGATGCGTTCGGTTCGGACCCTGCGCGCGGCTCATGGGTTGCTGCAGGGGAAATTGCGCGAGTCGTGA
- a CDS encoding beta-ketoacyl synthase N-terminal-like domain-containing protein, translating to MTARTAATNPVISNWSAVSPFGFGREAYVEGLCSGRDAVTDLDAEQWQVPVGRAGLVPGFDLRKVLGKKGTRSMDRVTGLAVATVGGLLNDVDGNRLIETGERTGLVLGTTTGSAQSMMDFTRDSLTADKPFYVDPARMPNAVMNCAAGQCAIWHQLKGPNTTIAGGRTAGLFALKYAGRLLATGRAGEVLCAGAEEYSHARAWLEHHSRGEEAAGTVLGEGGAVLLVEPPSPAGHGRQPLAEILAVESRVYLEGDLRIVLDACVRGALDRSGLAARDAWAVVPSGPPGAAGRYESEVLGELFEAPALRRVPDLSRLGDTSGASATFQLVSVLSVAERATEASGEAAVVTSVDPDGTVACAVLRLLGGNR from the coding sequence ATGACCGCGCGGACCGCCGCCACGAATCCGGTCATCTCGAACTGGTCCGCCGTCTCGCCGTTCGGCTTTGGCCGTGAGGCCTACGTCGAGGGCCTGTGCTCGGGGCGGGACGCCGTGACCGACCTCGACGCGGAGCAGTGGCAAGTGCCGGTCGGCCGAGCCGGTCTCGTTCCGGGCTTCGACCTCAGGAAGGTCCTCGGCAAGAAGGGGACTCGTTCGATGGATCGGGTGACCGGGCTCGCCGTGGCCACCGTCGGCGGGTTGCTCAATGACGTGGACGGCAACCGGCTGATCGAGACGGGGGAGCGGACCGGGCTTGTGCTCGGCACCACGACCGGTAGCGCGCAGAGCATGATGGACTTCACCCGCGACTCGCTGACGGCCGACAAACCCTTCTACGTTGACCCGGCCCGGATGCCCAATGCCGTGATGAACTGTGCCGCCGGGCAATGCGCGATCTGGCACCAGCTCAAGGGACCGAACACCACGATCGCGGGTGGCCGGACCGCGGGGTTGTTCGCGCTCAAGTACGCGGGCAGGTTGCTGGCGACGGGACGCGCGGGCGAGGTCCTCTGCGCCGGCGCGGAGGAGTACAGCCACGCGCGTGCCTGGCTGGAGCACCACAGCCGCGGCGAGGAGGCAGCCGGCACGGTGCTCGGTGAGGGGGGAGCGGTTCTGCTGGTCGAACCGCCCTCGCCCGCGGGACACGGAAGGCAGCCGCTTGCCGAGATCCTCGCCGTGGAGTCCAGGGTGTACCTCGAGGGAGACCTGCGTATCGTGCTGGACGCCTGCGTGCGCGGTGCCCTGGATCGGTCCGGCCTCGCCGCGCGGGACGCGTGGGCGGTGGTGCCGAGTGGCCCGCCCGGAGCCGCCGGACGCTACGAGAGTGAAGTGCTCGGCGAGCTGTTCGAGGCACCGGCCCTGCGGCGGGTCCCGGATCTGAGCAGGCTCGGCGACACCTCCGGAGCGTCCGCCACCTTCCAGCTGGTGTCGGTGCTCAGCGTGGCCGAGCGTGCCACCGAGGCCAGCGGTGAGGCGGCCGTGGTCACCTCGGTGGACCCCGACGGCACCGTCGCCTGTGCCGTGCTGAGGCTGCTCGGCGGGAACCGGTGA
- a CDS encoding alpha/beta fold hydrolase, whose product MSPTASGLVTRPSPDVSPLTVDRRNAGPGSGAGPRILLLHGLANSGAVWDGFVDRWRARAEVWTAELPWRNDGDPVWGHEGEPSRWIESALTRVPGGVDLVVAHSMSANLLVELLNRRAADIRHRYGLAGAVLVSPFYRREVEDFRWSALGDLIARFEHTMREGIRMHATRSIDPELLDDLALRVCERVGPHGWVRFLDTYLRTPLLRTELITLPCKVIVGADDTTVPPEEGVALAEDLPAGTAELLDGCGHFPMLREPDRFAAIVHHFLDTLGHRPSLSGKVTEPSAGGNS is encoded by the coding sequence ATGAGCCCGACAGCGTCCGGCCTGGTCACACGGCCGTCGCCGGACGTGTCACCCCTGACGGTCGACCGCAGGAACGCGGGCCCGGGGAGTGGGGCCGGTCCGCGGATCCTCCTGCTGCACGGGCTCGCCAACAGCGGGGCCGTGTGGGACGGTTTCGTCGACCGGTGGCGCGCGCGGGCCGAGGTGTGGACGGCCGAGCTGCCGTGGCGCAACGACGGCGACCCGGTATGGGGCCACGAGGGTGAGCCGAGCCGGTGGATCGAGTCCGCGCTCACCAGGGTTCCCGGCGGGGTCGACCTGGTGGTGGCCCACTCGATGTCGGCCAACCTCCTCGTCGAGCTGCTGAACCGCCGAGCCGCCGACATTCGCCATCGTTACGGCCTCGCCGGCGCGGTCCTGGTGTCCCCGTTCTACCGGCGGGAGGTGGAGGACTTCCGGTGGTCGGCGCTCGGCGACCTGATAGCCCGGTTCGAACACACGATGCGCGAGGGCATCCGGATGCATGCCACCCGGTCGATCGACCCGGAGCTGCTCGACGACCTGGCGCTGCGGGTCTGCGAGCGGGTGGGCCCCCATGGCTGGGTCAGGTTCCTGGATACCTACCTGCGCACCCCGCTGTTGCGCACCGAGCTGATCACCTTGCCGTGCAAGGTGATCGTGGGCGCCGACGACACCACGGTCCCGCCTGAGGAGGGCGTCGCGCTGGCCGAGGACCTGCCGGCGGGGACCGCCGAGCTGCTCGATGGCTGCGGCCACTTCCCGATGCTGCGTGAACCCGACCGATTCGCGGCGATCGTGCATCACTTCCTGGACACCCTGGGACACCGGCCGAGTCTGTCCGGCAAGGTAACCGAACCATCCGCTGGAGGGAACTCATGA